The following proteins come from a genomic window of Hymenobacter canadensis:
- a CDS encoding FtsK/SpoIIIE family DNA translocase yields MAKNTYKQDATPPSRANEPRPTRAPQPRAAAPEPAAPRENRRASEPKAAPKPPRKPLKLPSLNLGAIFGFLRDRRFQLFLGFFFLLASLYLTFAFFSFLFTGHADQSVVEGLDHTPVKEAGQQSGNWLGLVGAFAAQLLIYKGFGVAAFALIPIVFFLGYKIVFRRAGVSVTYVLALCLFIMGWLSVLLGYVVLTMQAPDADPSLGYRLDFLSGGIGYEAAVWLDSLIGWGTVLLLAFLLISFVVFFFNVTSVTLPRFGAEGEEPDAEPAAADSNRRPAVAAAAYADDDEPEPDMGFVVRDTRPVAAPPVAAIEEEELDDEEPYATPAPDAPFVASGPVASSAFNMAPSVAPAAAAVGVGAAALTTAAGTAVPMSVAAAGAVVGAAGAAASMAAGGTTAAPKGPSFSIEAPADPEPLAVAPSRVPTPLSLSDLADDDTPLSPPSSEKPVAHPEAPALQIAVKPGELDPAAGADMARIADDDEDMETMPAVNYDPTLDLSRYLYPTLELLNDYGVAKAQVTKEELEANKDRIVETLGHYGINIASIKATIGPTVTLYEIVPDAGVRISKIKSLEDDIALSLAALGIRIIAPIPGKGTIGIEVPNTKKEMVSIRSVFATEKFANTEMDLPIAFGRTITNEVFVVDLAKMPHLLMAGATGQGKSVGLNVILASLLYKRHPATLKFVLVDPKKVELSIFNKIERHFLAKLPDTEEAIITDTKKVVNTLNSLCMEMDKRYDLLKDAGCRNLKEYNRKFIERRLNPKKGHRFMPFIVLVIDELADLMMTAGKEVETPIARLAQLARAIGIHLIVATQRPSVNVITGIIKANFPCRISFKVTSKIDSRTILDAGGADQLVGQGDMLISQGSDIIRVQCAFIDTPEVDRLCDYIGEQQGYPDAYLLPEVVGESGGGSGDMEDMDPAQRDSMFEEAARVIVTHQQGSTSLLQRRLKLGYNRAGRLIDQLEHAGIVGPFEGSKAREVLIPDEYSLEQLLNTLPK; encoded by the coding sequence ATGGCAAAAAATACTTACAAGCAAGACGCAACACCTCCCAGCCGGGCCAATGAGCCCCGGCCAACCCGTGCCCCGCAGCCCCGAGCGGCCGCGCCCGAGCCGGCCGCACCCCGCGAAAACCGGCGGGCCTCCGAACCCAAGGCCGCGCCCAAGCCGCCACGCAAACCCCTGAAGCTGCCGTCGCTGAACCTGGGCGCCATCTTCGGGTTCCTGCGCGACCGGCGGTTTCAGCTGTTTCTGGGCTTCTTCTTCCTGCTGGCTTCGCTGTACCTGACGTTCGCCTTCTTCTCGTTCCTGTTCACCGGCCACGCCGACCAGAGCGTGGTGGAAGGCCTCGACCATACGCCGGTGAAGGAAGCCGGCCAGCAATCTGGCAACTGGCTGGGACTGGTGGGGGCTTTCGCGGCGCAGCTGCTGATTTACAAGGGCTTCGGTGTGGCGGCTTTCGCCCTGATTCCGATTGTCTTCTTCCTGGGCTACAAGATTGTGTTCCGGCGGGCCGGCGTGTCCGTGACCTACGTGCTGGCGCTGTGCCTGTTTATCATGGGCTGGCTGAGCGTGCTGCTGGGCTACGTGGTGCTCACCATGCAGGCCCCCGATGCCGACCCCAGCCTGGGCTACCGCCTCGATTTCCTGAGCGGCGGTATCGGCTACGAAGCGGCCGTCTGGCTCGACAGTCTCATCGGCTGGGGCACGGTGCTGCTGCTGGCTTTCCTGCTGATTTCCTTCGTGGTCTTTTTCTTCAACGTCACGTCAGTCACGCTGCCGCGCTTTGGGGCGGAAGGGGAGGAGCCGGACGCAGAGCCTGCTGCTGCTGACTCAAACCGCCGCCCGGCCGTGGCCGCCGCGGCTTACGCCGACGACGACGAGCCCGAGCCTGATATGGGCTTCGTGGTGCGCGATACGCGGCCGGTGGCGGCCCCACCTGTGGCGGCCATAGAGGAGGAAGAGCTGGACGACGAGGAGCCCTATGCTACGCCCGCGCCCGACGCGCCATTTGTGGCCAGCGGTCCGGTGGCTTCTTCGGCGTTCAACATGGCTCCGAGCGTAGCCCCGGCGGCGGCCGCTGTCGGAGTTGGTGCTGCCGCCCTGACTACCGCGGCCGGCACCGCCGTGCCCATGAGCGTGGCTGCGGCCGGCGCTGTTGTTGGCGCGGCCGGTGCGGCTGCTTCTATGGCTGCGGGCGGCACCACCGCCGCGCCGAAAGGCCCCAGCTTCTCCATCGAAGCGCCTGCCGATCCGGAGCCGCTGGCCGTGGCCCCGTCGCGGGTGCCCACGCCGCTTTCCCTCTCCGATCTGGCCGACGATGATACGCCTCTGTCGCCCCCGAGCAGCGAAAAGCCGGTTGCTCACCCCGAAGCGCCTGCCCTGCAGATTGCCGTGAAGCCCGGTGAGCTGGACCCGGCCGCCGGCGCCGACATGGCCCGCATTGCCGACGATGACGAGGACATGGAAACCATGCCCGCCGTCAACTACGACCCTACGCTGGACCTGTCGCGCTACCTCTACCCCACGCTGGAGCTGCTCAACGACTACGGCGTGGCCAAAGCCCAGGTAACCAAGGAGGAGCTGGAAGCCAACAAGGACCGCATCGTGGAAACGCTGGGCCACTACGGCATCAACATCGCCAGCATCAAGGCCACCATCGGCCCCACGGTCACGCTCTACGAAATCGTGCCCGACGCCGGGGTGCGCATCTCCAAAATCAAGAGCCTGGAAGACGATATTGCACTGAGCCTCGCGGCGTTAGGTATCCGTATCATCGCACCTATTCCGGGTAAGGGCACGATTGGTATCGAAGTGCCGAACACCAAGAAGGAGATGGTAAGCATCCGGTCGGTTTTTGCCACCGAGAAGTTTGCCAACACTGAAATGGACCTGCCGATTGCCTTCGGCCGCACCATCACCAACGAGGTGTTCGTCGTCGATCTGGCCAAGATGCCCCACTTGCTGATGGCGGGTGCCACCGGCCAGGGTAAGTCGGTGGGTTTGAACGTGATTCTGGCTTCGCTGCTTTACAAGCGTCACCCGGCCACGCTCAAGTTCGTGCTCGTCGACCCCAAAAAGGTGGAACTGAGTATCTTCAACAAGATTGAGCGCCACTTCCTGGCCAAGCTGCCCGACACCGAGGAGGCCATCATCACCGACACCAAGAAGGTGGTGAACACGCTCAACTCCTTATGCATGGAGATGGATAAGCGCTACGACCTGCTCAAGGATGCCGGCTGCCGCAACCTGAAGGAGTACAACCGCAAGTTCATTGAGCGCCGCCTGAACCCCAAGAAGGGCCACCGCTTCATGCCGTTCATCGTGCTGGTAATTGACGAGCTGGCCGACCTGATGATGACCGCCGGCAAAGAGGTGGAAACTCCGATTGCCCGTCTCGCGCAGCTGGCCCGCGCCATCGGCATTCACCTGATTGTGGCCACCCAGCGCCCCAGCGTGAACGTTATTACGGGTATCATCAAGGCCAATTTCCCCTGCCGGATTTCCTTTAAGGTGACCAGCAAGATTGACTCCCGCACCATTCTCGACGCCGGTGGCGCCGACCAGTTGGTGGGCCAGGGTGACATGCTGATTTCGCAGGGCTCCGACATTATCCGGGTGCAGTGCGCCTTCATCGACACGCCCGAGGTGGACCGCCTCTGCGACTACATCGGCGAGCAGCAGGGCTACCCCGACGCCTACCTGCTGCCCGAAGTGGTGGGCGAAAGCGGTGGCGGCAGCGGCGACATGGAAGACATGGATCCCGCGCAGCGCGACTCGATGTTTGAGGAAGCCGCCCGCGTTATCGTCACGCACCAGCAGGGCAGCACCTCGCTGCTGCAGCGCCGCCTGAAGCTCGGCTACAACCGCGCCGGCCGCCTTATCGACCAGCTGGAGCACGCCGGCATCGTGGGGCCGTTTGAGGGCAGCAAGGCCCGCGAAGTATTAATTCCGGACGAGTACAGTTTGGAACAGTTGTTGAATACGCTGCCCAAGTAA
- a CDS encoding LolA family protein, whose translation MKKYLALLALSVSLVSAASAQQDPKAGKILDQMSAKYQAMKAFRANFTQTLENDATKVKENLSGDILVSGQKFRLKISGQEVINNGQTVWTYMKSENEVNISDFEADEQEISPSQIYTLYKKGYKYSYVQEAKENGEAVDVIELSPEDRSNPVFKVRLKVSKVDKSVKSWQMFKKNGNRYTFKINKFTPNVPVDATTFNFDKSKYKGVKVIDLR comes from the coding sequence ATGAAAAAATACCTCGCCCTGCTTGCTCTTTCCGTGTCGCTCGTGTCGGCCGCTTCGGCGCAGCAGGACCCCAAAGCCGGCAAGATTCTCGACCAGATGAGTGCCAAGTATCAGGCCATGAAAGCTTTCCGGGCCAACTTCACCCAGACGCTGGAAAATGACGCCACTAAGGTGAAGGAAAACCTGAGCGGTGACATTCTGGTGAGCGGCCAGAAGTTCCGGCTGAAAATCAGCGGCCAAGAGGTCATCAACAACGGCCAGACGGTCTGGACCTACATGAAGTCGGAAAACGAAGTCAATATCTCCGACTTTGAGGCCGACGAGCAGGAAATCTCGCCTTCGCAGATCTATACGCTCTACAAGAAGGGCTACAAGTACTCCTACGTGCAGGAAGCCAAGGAAAACGGCGAGGCCGTCGATGTTATCGAGCTGTCGCCGGAAGACCGCAGCAACCCCGTGTTCAAGGTGCGCCTGAAGGTGAGTAAGGTGGATAAGTCGGTGAAGAGCTGGCAGATGTTCAAGAAGAACGGCAACCGCTACACCTTCAAGATCAATAAGTTCACGCCGAACGTGCCCGTGGATGCCACCACGTTCAACTTCGACAAGTCGAAATACAAAGGCGTGAAGGTTATCGACCTGCGCTAA
- a CDS encoding DUF2851 family protein translates to MQEDFLHYVWQHQYFDKTDLRTTDGQPITVLRPGMRNPDAGPDFLNARLQLGEVEWNGAVEIHLRASDWHRHQHQHDPKYDQVVLHVVHEADQPVHRLDGSEVPALALAPRIAPTLLATYEKLIVNAEAANALPCAALLSTVPAVTRMSMVERALLERVEQKASVVEELHQRLGQDWEATAYHALAAAFGFQKNSEPLARLAKALPLGIVRRHRHDTRQLEALLFGQAGFLAETDATRHDAYLAGLRQEFAFLQHKYSLHGTALEVHEWNFLRLRPANFAPVRLAQLAAVLHARPALFDALLTAADVRTLTQFFQAPTTDYWRQHFRPGVPGKVPALGKSSVQVLITNVVVPLRVAYARHVGQPELVESAVALLNELPAEHNHITDAYAAQGFGHRSAADSQGLLALHRGYCTPRRCLHCAIGSRILQRTPAVS, encoded by the coding sequence ATGCAAGAAGATTTCCTCCACTACGTCTGGCAGCATCAGTATTTCGATAAAACCGATTTGCGCACCACCGATGGGCAGCCGATAACCGTGCTGCGCCCCGGCATGCGCAACCCCGACGCCGGCCCCGACTTCCTGAACGCGCGCCTGCAACTGGGCGAAGTGGAGTGGAACGGCGCGGTGGAAATCCATCTGCGCGCCTCCGATTGGCACCGCCACCAGCACCAGCACGACCCCAAATATGATCAGGTAGTGCTGCACGTAGTGCACGAAGCCGACCAGCCCGTGCACCGCCTCGACGGCAGCGAAGTGCCCGCGCTGGCGCTGGCCCCGCGCATTGCGCCCACGCTGCTGGCCACGTATGAGAAGCTGATAGTCAATGCGGAAGCCGCCAACGCGCTGCCGTGCGCGGCGCTGCTGAGCACGGTGCCCGCCGTTACACGCATGAGCATGGTGGAACGGGCGCTGCTGGAGCGGGTGGAGCAGAAAGCCAGCGTGGTGGAAGAGCTGCACCAGCGGCTGGGGCAGGACTGGGAGGCTACCGCCTACCACGCGCTGGCGGCGGCTTTCGGTTTCCAGAAAAACAGTGAGCCGCTGGCTCGCCTGGCCAAGGCCCTGCCGCTAGGTATCGTGCGCCGCCACCGCCACGATACGCGCCAGTTGGAAGCCCTGCTGTTCGGGCAGGCCGGCTTCCTGGCCGAAACCGACGCCACCCGCCACGATGCCTACTTGGCCGGGCTGCGGCAGGAGTTTGCGTTTCTGCAGCACAAGTACAGCCTGCACGGCACAGCTTTGGAAGTGCACGAGTGGAACTTCCTGCGGCTGCGGCCGGCCAACTTCGCGCCGGTGCGGCTGGCGCAGCTGGCCGCCGTGCTGCACGCCCGCCCCGCCCTGTTCGACGCCCTACTCACGGCCGCTGATGTCCGCACGCTCACGCAATTTTTCCAGGCCCCAACCACTGACTACTGGCGGCAGCACTTCCGGCCCGGCGTGCCCGGCAAGGTGCCCGCGCTAGGCAAAAGCAGCGTGCAGGTGCTGATAACCAACGTGGTGGTACCATTGCGGGTGGCCTATGCCCGGCACGTAGGCCAGCCGGAGCTGGTGGAAAGCGCAGTGGCCCTGCTCAACGAGCTGCCCGCCGAACACAACCACATTACCGATGCCTATGCGGCGCAGGGCTTCGGCCACCGCAGCGCCGCCGACTCGCAGGGGCTGCTGGCGCTGCACCGCGGCTACTGCACGCCGCGCCGCTGCCTGCATTGCGCCATCGGCAGCCGGATTTTGCAACGAACCCCGGCTGTTTCGTGA
- a CDS encoding NeuD/PglB/VioB family sugar acetyltransferase, which produces MENPVIILGAQTVGITALDAFLSNEVVVYCLLDDDAALQNTEFLDVPVMGNTDDKELLKLLGKKCEVFVATEDTASRRSLTGMLHDEYQAVPVNAIHQRASVSPHAWLGHGNLVGANAVVSGTAKVGNGCLIGPNAVLDARAELGDYAQMGAGAILNADVVVGEQAFIGAGAIIVAGVKIGNKARVGAGSVVVADVPANQTVFGNPAQKV; this is translated from the coding sequence ATGGAAAATCCTGTAATCATACTTGGTGCCCAAACGGTGGGCATCACCGCTCTCGACGCTTTTCTCTCCAATGAGGTAGTTGTATACTGCCTCCTCGACGACGACGCGGCGCTGCAGAACACCGAGTTTCTCGACGTGCCCGTGATGGGCAACACCGACGATAAGGAGCTGCTGAAGCTGCTGGGCAAGAAGTGCGAGGTATTCGTGGCCACCGAAGACACCGCCAGCCGCCGCAGCCTCACCGGCATGCTCCACGACGAATACCAAGCCGTACCCGTCAATGCCATTCACCAGCGCGCCAGCGTGTCGCCGCACGCGTGGCTGGGGCACGGCAATCTGGTGGGCGCCAACGCCGTGGTATCTGGTACCGCCAAAGTGGGCAACGGCTGCCTGATCGGGCCTAATGCGGTGCTTGATGCCCGCGCCGAGTTGGGTGACTACGCCCAGATGGGGGCCGGGGCCATCCTCAATGCCGACGTGGTGGTGGGGGAGCAGGCCTTCATCGGGGCCGGCGCCATCATCGTGGCCGGCGTCAAAATCGGCAACAAAGCCCGCGTAGGAGCCGGCTCAGTGGTAGTGGCCGACGTGCCCGCCAACCAGACCGTGTTCGGCAACCCAGCCCAGAAGGTTTAA
- a CDS encoding rhodanese-related sulfurtransferase — protein sequence MDYHVLLYYCYTPIADPEQFREEHHRLCLRLNLRGRIIVAPEGLNGTVSGTVADCAEYRREVKADPRFAALEFKIEDAPEHTFQKLHVRVKPEIVHVGLPHIKPYERTGIHLSPQEFKDLKDQDDVVVLDVRSDYEYELGRFRNAVTLDIENFREFPDKVAELEQYKGKKVLTYCTGGIKCEKASAFLLEQGFENVYQLHGGIIKYGLEAGGEDFDGKCYVFDGRVAVDVNSVNPTVISQCHHCHTPSDRMVNCANPTCNAHVPLCEACGQQLEGACSPACQEHPAKRPYDGTGTYPKISNHYRPEQGLISYRAPAK from the coding sequence ATGGACTACCACGTTCTGCTCTATTACTGCTACACGCCGATTGCTGATCCGGAACAATTCCGTGAGGAGCACCATCGGCTGTGTCTGCGGCTGAACCTGCGGGGCCGCATCATTGTGGCGCCCGAGGGCCTCAATGGCACCGTGTCGGGCACCGTAGCCGACTGCGCCGAGTACAGGCGGGAGGTGAAGGCCGACCCGCGTTTCGCGGCGCTGGAGTTTAAGATCGAAGACGCGCCGGAGCACACGTTCCAGAAGCTGCACGTGCGCGTGAAGCCGGAAATCGTGCACGTGGGGCTGCCCCATATCAAGCCCTACGAGCGCACCGGCATCCACCTTTCGCCCCAGGAGTTCAAGGACCTGAAGGACCAGGACGATGTGGTGGTGCTCGATGTGCGCTCCGACTACGAGTACGAGCTGGGCCGCTTCCGGAATGCCGTGACGCTCGACATCGAGAACTTCCGCGAGTTCCCGGACAAGGTGGCCGAGCTGGAGCAGTACAAAGGCAAGAAAGTGCTGACCTACTGCACCGGCGGCATCAAGTGCGAGAAGGCCTCGGCCTTCCTGCTGGAGCAGGGCTTTGAGAATGTGTACCAGCTGCATGGTGGCATCATCAAGTACGGCCTGGAAGCCGGCGGCGAGGATTTCGACGGCAAATGCTACGTGTTCGATGGCCGTGTGGCAGTAGACGTAAACAGCGTCAACCCGACCGTCATCAGCCAGTGCCACCACTGCCACACGCCTTCCGACCGGATGGTGAACTGCGCCAACCCGACCTGCAACGCCCACGTGCCGCTCTGCGAAGCCTGCGGCCAGCAGCTGGAAGGCGCCTGCTCGCCAGCCTGCCAGGAGCACCCCGCCAAGCGCCCGTACGATGGCACCGGCACCTACCCCAAAATCAGCAACCACTACCGCCCCGAGCAGGGCCTGATTTCGTATCGGGCGCCTGCCAAGTAG
- a CDS encoding nucleoside phosphorylase — MPIPDSELIFNKDGSIYHLNLQPDHIADTIITVGDPERVPMVSEHFDSIETIISKREFVTHVGYYQGKRLAVISTGMGTDNIDILLNELDALVNIDFVTREPRPLEERIALRIVRVGTSGALQADIPIGSHLVSEHAVGLDSLMQFYPLVETGLEVAVGAGVQQALGLDYRPYCVRGNDLLREQLGAGMVVGNTLTCPGFYGPQGRVLRLDLRIPNLIEQFQNFRHQSAEGEFRLTNFEMETAGYYALGRLLGHEVVSLNAIVANRATGEFATNSEQVIGDLIQKTLDRL; from the coding sequence ATGCCCATTCCCGATTCCGAGCTGATTTTCAATAAAGACGGCAGCATCTACCACCTCAATCTGCAGCCCGACCACATTGCCGACACTATCATCACCGTCGGCGACCCGGAGCGGGTGCCGATGGTGAGTGAGCACTTTGACTCGATTGAGACCATCATTAGCAAGCGCGAGTTTGTAACTCACGTGGGCTACTACCAGGGCAAGCGGCTGGCCGTCATCAGCACCGGCATGGGCACCGATAACATCGACATTCTGCTCAATGAGCTGGATGCGCTGGTCAACATCGACTTCGTGACCCGGGAGCCTCGGCCGCTGGAGGAGCGCATTGCGCTGCGCATCGTGCGCGTGGGCACCAGCGGCGCGTTGCAGGCCGACATTCCGATTGGCTCGCACCTGGTTTCGGAGCATGCTGTGGGCCTCGACTCGCTGATGCAGTTTTACCCACTGGTGGAAACCGGGCTGGAAGTGGCCGTTGGCGCCGGCGTGCAGCAAGCCCTGGGCCTCGACTACCGCCCGTACTGCGTGCGCGGCAACGATTTGTTGCGCGAGCAGCTGGGCGCTGGTATGGTGGTCGGCAACACGCTCACCTGCCCCGGCTTCTATGGCCCGCAAGGCCGCGTGCTGCGCCTGGATCTGCGCATTCCCAACCTGATTGAGCAGTTCCAGAACTTCCGCCACCAGAGCGCCGAAGGCGAGTTCCGCCTAACCAACTTCGAGATGGAAACGGCCGGCTACTACGCGCTGGGCCGCCTGCTGGGTCACGAAGTGGTGTCGCTGAACGCCATTGTGGCCAACCGCGCCACCGGCGAGTTTGCCACTAACTCCGAGCAGGTCATCGGCGACCTGATCCAAAAAACCCTGGACCGCCTGTAA
- a CDS encoding acyl-CoA reductase, with protein MHHPDRLAAFVALGHFLRTLSADELAHLASRARNQNAWFDAPNVTAAIRGIAALLEEEPLRHWAARYPAEPATPRQVGVVMAGNIPLVGFHDALCVLLSGHTLLAKLSKDDTVLMSWILTELQRLEPRFAEQIVLAERLNAADAYVATGSDNTARYFDYYFGKKPHIIRRNRTSLAVLTGREESHDLGLLGEDIFRYYGLGCRNVSKLYVPQGYDFTPLLDSLQPWHHIPDHHKYQNNYDYNKSILLVNRVPHLDTGFLLLTENTQLVSPISVLHYSFYTNEIDLVDQLTDVAAQTQCIVSAGGQWAGSFPFGRAQSPAVTDYADGVDTMAFLAELA; from the coding sequence ATGCACCATCCCGACCGTCTTGCTGCTTTTGTGGCCCTGGGCCACTTCCTGCGTACCCTTTCTGCCGATGAGCTGGCCCACCTGGCCTCCCGGGCCCGCAACCAGAATGCCTGGTTTGACGCCCCCAACGTAACGGCGGCCATCCGGGGCATTGCGGCGCTGCTGGAAGAGGAGCCGCTCCGGCACTGGGCCGCCCGCTACCCGGCCGAGCCGGCCACGCCCCGGCAGGTGGGCGTGGTGATGGCCGGCAACATTCCGCTGGTGGGTTTCCACGATGCGCTGTGCGTGCTGCTGAGCGGCCACACGCTGCTGGCCAAGCTCAGCAAAGACGATACGGTGCTCATGAGCTGGATCCTGACGGAGCTGCAACGGTTGGAGCCACGCTTCGCGGAGCAGATTGTGCTGGCCGAGCGCCTCAACGCCGCCGACGCCTACGTTGCCACCGGCTCCGATAACACTGCCCGCTACTTCGACTATTACTTCGGCAAGAAGCCGCACATCATCCGGCGCAACCGCACCAGCCTGGCCGTGCTGACGGGCCGCGAGGAGTCGCACGACCTGGGGTTGTTGGGCGAAGACATCTTCCGGTACTATGGCCTGGGCTGCCGCAACGTGAGCAAGCTCTACGTGCCGCAGGGCTACGATTTCACCCCGCTGCTCGACTCCCTGCAGCCCTGGCACCACATTCCTGACCACCACAAATACCAGAATAATTACGACTACAACAAAAGCATTCTGTTGGTGAATCGGGTGCCGCACCTGGACACCGGCTTCCTGCTGCTCACCGAGAATACGCAGCTGGTTTCGCCTATTTCGGTGCTGCATTATAGCTTCTATACCAACGAAATAGACCTAGTTGACCAGCTCACCGACGTGGCCGCCCAGACCCAGTGCATCGTCTCGGCTGGGGGGCAGTGGGCGGGCAGCTTCCCGTTCGGACGGGCACAGTCGCCAGCCGTTACGGACTATGCCGATGGGGTAGATACGATGGCCTTTTTGGCAGAATTGGCGTAA
- a CDS encoding 4Fe-4S dicluster domain-containing protein has product MAIMITDECINCGACEPECPNTAIYEGGAAWRWSDGTTLKEVTVDGGQTVSGVAPQTPISDEYYYIVSDKCTECVGFHEEPQCAAVCPVDCCVDDPDYRESQEKLTAKKEWLHS; this is encoded by the coding sequence ATGGCCATCATGATAACCGACGAGTGCATCAATTGTGGTGCCTGCGAACCGGAATGCCCCAATACGGCCATCTACGAAGGCGGTGCCGCCTGGCGCTGGTCGGACGGCACTACGCTGAAGGAAGTCACCGTTGATGGTGGCCAGACCGTATCGGGCGTGGCGCCGCAAACCCCGATTTCCGACGAGTACTACTACATCGTTTCCGATAAGTGCACCGAGTGTGTGGGCTTCCACGAGGAGCCCCAGTGCGCGGCCGTGTGTCCCGTAGACTGCTGCGTAGACGACCCCGATTACCGCGAGTCACAGGAAAAACTGACCGCCAAAAAAGAGTGGCTGCACAGCTAA
- a CDS encoding N-acetyl sugar amidotransferase: MTQSYQQCTRCIMDTTVPGIRFDSQGSCNFCAVHDHMEQDFPLGEAGQLKVQELANDIKSLGKNNKYDCVLGVSGGRDSSFTLWYCVVKLGLRPLAVHFNDGFGNPVAGENMTKACRKLGVEMRTITSDWRESKDLKIAFLKASVPDMEEGTDVGIATALYGVAAKEGIQRIIIGQSFRTEGIAPLSWNYLDGKYLKAVHKQFGTVPLRPWKADDPGFNLGIKEMFYYAFIRRIKTVTLLYHVDYVRADVDKLLEKELDWVNPGAHYFDDLYQSVIYYLNRTKFNIDRRLFNYSALVRSGQMPREVALERVSHVNKIEDEKVINLCIKRLGLTREEFEQIVAAPPKTFRDYPNNYALIRQLRWPIKVLSRLNLIPESAYDKYFNCGT; this comes from the coding sequence ATGACCCAATCTTACCAACAGTGCACTCGCTGCATTATGGATACCACCGTGCCCGGTATCCGGTTCGACAGCCAAGGCTCCTGTAACTTTTGTGCTGTCCATGACCACATGGAGCAGGACTTTCCCTTAGGCGAAGCCGGCCAACTGAAGGTGCAGGAACTCGCCAACGACATCAAGTCGCTGGGCAAAAACAACAAATATGACTGCGTATTAGGCGTGAGCGGCGGCCGCGACTCGTCGTTTACCTTGTGGTATTGCGTCGTAAAGCTGGGGCTGCGGCCGCTGGCGGTGCACTTCAACGACGGCTTCGGCAATCCCGTGGCGGGCGAGAACATGACCAAGGCCTGCCGCAAGCTGGGCGTGGAAATGCGCACCATCACCTCCGACTGGCGCGAATCCAAGGACCTGAAAATCGCCTTCCTGAAAGCCTCCGTGCCCGATATGGAGGAAGGCACCGATGTGGGCATTGCCACGGCCCTCTATGGCGTGGCGGCCAAGGAAGGCATTCAGCGCATCATCATCGGGCAGTCGTTCCGGACGGAGGGCATTGCGCCGCTGAGCTGGAACTACCTCGATGGCAAGTATTTGAAAGCCGTGCACAAGCAGTTCGGCACGGTGCCGCTCCGGCCCTGGAAGGCCGATGACCCGGGCTTCAATCTGGGCATCAAGGAAATGTTCTACTACGCCTTCATCCGGCGCATCAAAACCGTCACGCTGCTTTACCACGTCGATTACGTGCGGGCCGACGTAGACAAGCTGCTGGAGAAAGAGCTGGACTGGGTGAACCCCGGCGCCCACTACTTCGACGACCTCTACCAGAGCGTCATCTACTACCTCAACCGCACCAAGTTCAACATCGACCGGCGCCTGTTCAACTACTCAGCCCTGGTGCGCTCCGGCCAGATGCCCCGCGAAGTGGCGCTGGAACGCGTCAGCCACGTCAACAAGATCGAAGACGAAAAGGTAATTAACCTGTGCATCAAGCGCCTGGGCCTGACCCGCGAGGAGTTTGAGCAGATTGTGGCTGCGCCCCCCAAAACCTTCCGCGACTACCCCAACAACTACGCCCTGATCCGGCAGCTGCGCTGGCCCATCAAGGTGCTCAGCCGCCTGAACCTGATTCCGGAGTCCGCCTACGATAAGTATTTCAACTGCGGCACATAA
- a CDS encoding carbon-nitrogen hydrolase family protein — protein MGQLLVEGGEPDRNLERAAQMIAEAARQNCDVVLLPETLDFAWTHPSALTEAQPIPGIYSDRLCQEALCHQVYVCAGLTERGPDGRIYNAAILINPQGDIISKYHKINLLTVEMPYYAVGQTLNVVDTPLGKIGINICADNFLDGLSIGHTLARMGAEFILSPSSWTVDYSVTEEDDPYHEKWVKPYSILAQLYNVTVVGTTSVGYIVGGPYEGKKSVGCSLAVDASGIRAQGKFNEFAGDLVVADLPRPVRAEKGTQIGEMLLRKGFRFDTLPK, from the coding sequence ATGGGACAGTTGCTGGTAGAAGGTGGGGAACCTGACCGCAACCTGGAACGGGCCGCCCAGATGATTGCTGAAGCCGCCCGCCAGAATTGCGACGTAGTGCTGCTGCCCGAAACCCTGGATTTCGCCTGGACGCACCCCAGCGCCCTCACCGAGGCCCAGCCCATTCCCGGCATCTACTCCGACCGGCTCTGCCAGGAGGCTCTGTGCCACCAAGTGTACGTGTGCGCAGGCCTGACGGAGCGCGGCCCCGATGGGCGCATCTACAACGCCGCCATTCTCATCAACCCGCAGGGCGACATCATCAGCAAATACCACAAAATCAACCTGCTCACCGTAGAGATGCCCTACTACGCCGTAGGCCAGACGCTGAATGTGGTGGATACGCCCCTGGGCAAAATCGGCATCAACATCTGCGCCGACAACTTCCTCGACGGCCTGAGCATCGGGCACACCCTGGCCCGCATGGGTGCCGAATTCATCCTCTCCCCTTCGTCCTGGACGGTGGATTATTCCGTTACGGAGGAAGACGACCCCTACCACGAGAAGTGGGTGAAGCCGTATTCCATTCTGGCGCAGCTCTACAACGTGACGGTAGTGGGCACCACATCGGTGGGCTATATCGTGGGCGGGCCGTACGAGGGCAAGAAAAGCGTAGGCTGCTCGCTGGCCGTCGATGCCTCCGGCATTCGGGCGCAGGGCAAGTTCAACGAGTTTGCCGGCGACCTAGTAGTGGCCGACCTGCCCCGCCCGGTGCGCGCCGAAAAAGGCACCCAGATCGGCGAAATGCTGCTGCGCAAGGGCTTCCGGTTCGACACACTGCCCAAATAA